In the genome of Arachis hypogaea cultivar Tifrunner chromosome 9, arahy.Tifrunner.gnm2.J5K5, whole genome shotgun sequence, the window ttgtaggTACCATATTCcaagattattttttagtgatAGAAAGATGAGCTAATATTCTTTTAAGAGATACAAAAGAACccatttaacataaaattttctAGAGTAACAATTGAGAATATTTGTAGCTTTATACAAATGATTATGACGATAACGTTTTGGAATATGAATAACGAAAATCAAGTctgaaatcaaatttgataattttGGTTAACTACAAAATCGATATGaatcatttaaaaaattctaatataaAGCTCCTATTACATTGCAATACTTGAAAAATAACTTAGCAAATCTAAGTGATATGCTCATATTTTAaagaaaatcttaaaatttaCTAGGTgcaatgtttaataaaataagcTTGTTAAAACTATTTGTGctactataattaataattttgtcaagaaaaaataaatcttttaacttaaacaaaaaaatatattttttttaaaatttatttaatgttgatatcttttgaatttaagtatataaataataatataattatttcgtagatttaattattattattatgattctctatgactttaatataaatattatatgttaataattaataatattattttttatgatattttaatattaataaatacagatatttttaatatatattttattatttatttattatatatttttaataattttttattattttaattaataaaaatattataagacgttaatttttgaaaaaaaatattcgaaaaaagggttgttttgaaatttttaaaatttttaaaaactgttGTGATTTTATAAATTCTTCTGAAAttgttttgtattttattatgGGAATTAATTAATCCAATTCATATATATAAATACTTAATGGTGACATGTGCTAatgttatatattagtagttatTGTTAATGATTTacgaattaaatttaaaaaaagactATATTATTTAACTAAGACAAatattaaagattaatttatatatttcaaAACATGAGAGACTgtgcttttttttcaaaaatgtaaATGGATATTGGATAATGAATACGGCTAGGATGTTTAAATTTAAACTGATCCAAATTAAACCGTCATCCAATTCAATTTAAATCGAAAATTGCTTAAAATCgtactaattcggatttgattggattttatattttgtaaatttCTGGATTGGATTGAATTTCAGATCTATTTTTCATAatcaatccaatccaatccaaaccgcacaatgtgctataatattattattttattattatatttataattatatttataatatgtttaatttattatacattttctattattcatgtattattattatttaataaatattttatgttcaaaatattttttatttatttattttaattaacctataattttatttctattgttatgttatcgttgattttttaagatattgttaaaacttgttatgtcattgttggttatttaaaatttgatgttgagacttgttatatgtattttatttttttatttaaaaaactgcaaatccaaaccgcttgtaatcgaatcgaattttcaaaaaaaatttatccaCTTCAAACCGTATCGCACATGAATTAAGTATTCGCATTTATCCTAAATACGCCAGAAGAGGCGAGATCCGATCATCCGAATCCCGaacacaaaacaaaaagagtGAGCCATAGCTGAAAAAGGCGGGAAAACCCGGGAACCAAAGCAAAACACTCATttgaaaaaaatgatatatatacaTACGGAGATAGATATAAAAGAAATTAAGATGAAAAAATAGCAGTAGGAAGAAAGAAGAGTCGGAGAGTGGAAAATATCAAATGGCGGAAGGGAACCGTTTTCAAACCATACTCGATTCCATTAAATCCTCTGAGGTAACCTAATTCctcttcatctctctctctctctcatcttagaTTTTGGATTCTTATGCTATTGTTACTATCATTGTTATTAAACTGTCTAGAACTAGTAGAACTAGTTAGTTAATATAATGCGTGATTAAGTAgagatttaatttatttgtttgtgATAAACTGGATCTGGAACAGACTGTGGAGGATCGTATTCAGTTGTTCAATGATCTCGTAACTCTAGAAATGAACGGTGCATCCGATTCTGAATGCACTTCTCTCATCAAATGCCTCACAGTATccttcaattttatataatattatgttCTTGTAAATAAGTAGCTTTGTGACTGTTAATTTATTGAGTGTTTCCAGCCAAATGAAATCAAACGGATGACTTTGTATTTGGATTGATAGGTGAACGGAGGTTTCTAATGAACAAATTAGTTTCTCTCTGGTAATGAATTTTGAGTACTTGTGAATGTTTTGGCTACATTGTTGTGTGAGAATCTCTGTATATATGTATGAAAGCACATGAAGCATGCGACATATGTTCAAACTCTCTAGCGAACTTCTGAACTTTTATGAGTTTATAAGTTCCGCTCTCGGTCTCCACGATTGAGTTTACTATTTTATGAGTAAACACTGCAAGTTTAAGAGTTGAGGATTAGGGTAAATTCATGTAAGCCACAAGAGTTTAGGTTTGATTACCTCATTGATGATCAGCCTGTAAGATTACGTTGTTTAGTAATAGGTATATTCTCATAGGATATATTTGAGTTAGAATTCTAACTTTACTTGAGTTTGTTGGTTGTCCTCGATGCTTAGGGTTAAAATGACAAAATTTCATGGTGACCAAGCGTTATATAACttacaatatttattttaagaaGCATATGGAAGAGAAGTTACTCGCTAGTAAACTTTTGTTACCTTGCCTGTTTTATTTATTCGACTTTTATTCTATTTCAGAACTCTATCAATTGTTTATATTGTTGCTTTTACCTTAACTGCAAGCTTGACATTTTGGGAGGACTTCACATGCTTGGATGTAACCCAGTGCATGCTAAATGGAAGCATTCTACAAGTGGCTTTAAAACACATGGATATTTGCCTTTCCGGATGTATGCCACAAATTCTATCTCTTGGAGCCAAGGTTTGTCTATTCCTATCTGTCTGTAATTTGTCTTCATAAGTGAATATACTTTCAACACCTCCTTACATCTTAACTTTGCTGGGATGATATGTGTATTCTCATAACATCATCTCATTAATTAGGCAAGTGTCTGGTGTGGCAAGCATTTAAAAATGAGTCTTTTGTCAACAGAAGATTCTCAGGAGGAAGAACATAGCTCTGTATTTTACAAGGTAGGAGTTACTTGTCAAATTCCAAGCCCTTAACCTAAAGTCATGTAAAAAGTTTATTTAAGTACACAGAAAAATTGCTTACCTGGTTTCattgttttttaaataattatttattgtcTATCTGGatgtgtttttttttctctttagtagtttcaatgaaattaaaatttttttcttctcgtTGCAATAAAAATAACTCCCGCAATATAGGTTTTTCTTGATTATTATACCAATCTCTCTATTCGTAAAGCCCTTTGAAGAGTTCTCAATTTCCAGTCTTGTCGAGACATTGATTTGAAAATTTTCTTAGTGATATCAAATTTCTTTTGagctaattatatttatattgtgCAGCTTCTTCTGGAGATCCTAAGGTTTACTGCATCAACCTTTTCAGCCTTGTTGAAATTCCCTGATTTTGGTGACAAGGAGTTGATGAACATTGTTGAAACCTTCACAATAGAAGCATTAAATCTAACAAAAGATTCAATATCGGAGGCAAAGGTAATCAGTTTATCTCTGAATATGAAGCTTGACATTATGGAGCAGGTTAAACACACATTTGTATAAACATTTGTGTGGTAAATGATTTAGGATTGAACTGCAATCTACTGGCACTGTAAAATTGGTTAGCTGGCACTCTACCAGTACTGGTCATATTTTACCAAGTTTTTGACATGCACAACCATAAAGAAGTCTAACTCTTTTATTACCAA includes:
- the LOC112711400 gene encoding uncharacterized protein, which produces MAEGNRFQTILDSIKSSETVEDRIQLFNDLVTLEMNGASDSECTSLIKCLTTFWEDFTCLDVTQCMLNGSILQVALKHMDICLSGCMPQILSLGAKASVWCGKHLKMSLLSTEDSQEEEHSSVFYKLLLEILRFTASTFSALLKFPDFGDKELMNIVETFTIEALNLTKDSISEAKKIPSFGPDILKVAHTLIDAVIKLCKGGSELVNWDTSDANVLSLDRPTDVKHAINITKCAIDKLSQIGVIAANDGGNSVNILNVSWKGVVSLLQTGGGRFADVNVTNIVLTLLALITEPLKCAAESWSSSLRETVSVTEAKKGLCACEIFPD